Proteins co-encoded in one Desulfuromonas sp. genomic window:
- the ilvB gene encoding biosynthetic-type acetolactate synthase large subunit produces the protein MKKTVSQILLECLQLEGVETVFGYPGGTVINIYDDLMDSPITHVLTRHEQAAVHAADGFARATGKVGVAIATSGPGATNTVTGIATAYMDSIPMVIITGQVPTPLIGNDAFQEADMVGITRPVTKHNYLVKDVKDLARIVKQAFFIARTGRPGPVLIDLPKDVQMDSIKFEYPDKVELRGYKPTYSGNVRQIEKAAKMILAAKKPVIYVGGGATLADAPAELLSFAETVQVPVTTTLMGMASFPRRHPLSLGMLGMHGTYYANMAVTNSDLLIAVGARFDDRVTGKIATFAPHAKIIHIDIDPTSIKKNVRVDLPIVGDLCDVLGKLTKAVKGHKDELKALVADGAAWRDEVQVWKDEHPMGYKASKTVIKPQFVIEKIRELTDDDAIITTEVGQHQMWTAQFFDFTQPRTFLSSGGLGTMGYGLPSALGAQAAFPKRQVIDISGDGSFQMNSQELATLVQYRLPVKIVILNNNFLGMVRQWQQLFFDKRYSQTCMELPIDFIKLAEAYGANGFRATKPEEVESVIRQGLETPGPVIMEFKVAREENVLPMVPAGAGLNEMVLAS, from the coding sequence GTGAAAAAGACCGTATCGCAGATTCTCTTGGAATGCCTTCAGCTGGAAGGGGTGGAGACCGTTTTCGGCTACCCCGGGGGCACGGTTATCAATATCTACGATGACCTTATGGATTCTCCCATCACTCACGTCCTCACCCGCCATGAGCAGGCAGCGGTCCACGCCGCCGACGGCTTCGCCCGGGCCACCGGCAAGGTCGGGGTGGCGATCGCCACAAGCGGCCCCGGCGCCACCAACACGGTGACCGGCATTGCCACCGCCTACATGGATTCCATCCCGATGGTGATTATCACGGGGCAGGTTCCCACTCCCCTGATCGGCAACGACGCCTTTCAGGAGGCGGACATGGTCGGCATCACCCGGCCCGTCACCAAACACAACTACCTGGTCAAGGACGTCAAGGACCTGGCCCGCATCGTCAAGCAGGCCTTCTTCATCGCCCGCACCGGGCGTCCCGGGCCGGTCCTCATTGACCTGCCCAAGGACGTCCAGATGGATTCCATCAAGTTCGAGTATCCCGACAAGGTCGAGTTGCGCGGCTACAAGCCGACCTACAGCGGCAACGTGCGCCAGATCGAGAAGGCGGCCAAGATGATTCTGGCCGCCAAGAAGCCGGTCATCTACGTCGGCGGCGGCGCGACCCTGGCCGACGCCCCGGCCGAACTATTGAGCTTTGCCGAGACGGTGCAGGTCCCGGTGACCACCACCCTGATGGGGATGGCCTCCTTCCCTCGCCGCCACCCCCTATCCCTCGGTATGCTCGGGATGCACGGCACCTACTACGCCAACATGGCGGTGACCAACTCGGACCTGCTGATCGCCGTCGGGGCCCGCTTCGACGACCGGGTCACGGGCAAGATTGCCACTTTTGCCCCCCACGCCAAGATCATCCACATCGACATCGACCCGACCTCCATTAAAAAGAACGTGCGGGTCGACCTGCCGATCGTCGGCGACCTGTGCGACGTCCTGGGCAAGTTGACCAAGGCGGTAAAAGGCCACAAGGACGAGCTCAAGGCCTTGGTGGCCGACGGCGCCGCCTGGCGCGACGAGGTCCAGGTGTGGAAAGATGAGCACCCCATGGGCTACAAGGCCTCCAAGACCGTCATCAAGCCCCAGTTCGTCATCGAGAAGATCCGGGAGTTGACCGACGACGACGCCATCATCACCACCGAGGTGGGGCAGCACCAGATGTGGACCGCCCAGTTTTTCGACTTCACCCAGCCGCGGACTTTCCTCAGCTCCGGCGGACTGGGGACGATGGGCTACGGGCTCCCCTCGGCCCTCGGCGCCCAGGCGGCCTTCCCCAAGCGGCAGGTCATCGACATCTCCGGCGACGGTTCCTTCCAGATGAACTCCCAGGAACTGGCCACTCTCGTTCAGTACCGCCTGCCGGTCAAGATCGTCATCCTTAACAATAATTTCCTTGGGATGGTGCGCCAGTGGCAGCAGCTCTTCTTCGATAAGCGCTACAGCCAGACCTGCATGGAGCTGCCTATCGACTTCATCAAGCTGGCCGAGGCCTACGGTGCAAACGGGTTCCGGGCCACCAAGCCGGAGGAGGTGGAGTCTGTCATCCGCCAGGGCCTCGAGACGCCGGGGCCTGTGATCATGGAGTTCAAGGTCGCCCGCGAGGAGAACGTCCTTCCCATGGTGCCCGCCGGTGCGGGCCTCAACGAGATGGTCCTGGCCTCCTAG
- the ilvN gene encoding acetolactate synthase small subunit codes for MRHTISVLVENEFGVLTRVAGLFSGRGFNIESLSVAPTLDPTISRMTIVTSGDDAILEQITKQLNKLIDTIKVIDFTGQDYVEREMAMVKVAAEENTRAEVLRIADIFRAKVVDITPRSYTIEVTGAPGKIDAIMELLRPMGIKEIVRSGPVVLGRGAKGWKSA; via the coding sequence ATGAGACATACCATTTCGGTTTTGGTGGAAAACGAGTTCGGGGTGCTGACCCGGGTGGCCGGGCTGTTCTCGGGGAGGGGATTCAATATCGAGAGCCTCTCTGTGGCCCCCACCCTCGATCCGACCATTTCCCGCATGACCATTGTCACCAGCGGCGACGACGCGATTCTGGAGCAGATCACCAAGCAACTCAACAAGCTGATCGATACCATTAAAGTCATCGACTTCACCGGGCAGGATTACGTGGAACGGGAGATGGCCATGGTCAAGGTGGCCGCCGAGGAGAACACCCGCGCCGAGGTCCTGCGCATCGCCGACATCTTCCGGGCCAAGGTGGTCGATATCACCCCCCGCTCCTATACCATCGAGGTCACCGGGGCCCCGGGCAAAATCGACGCGATCATGGAATTGCTTCGGCCCATGGGGATTAAAGAGATCGTCCGCTCCGGCCCGGTCGTCCTTGGTCGCGGCGCCAAGGGCTGGAAATCAGCCTGA
- a CDS encoding phosphatidylserine decarboxylase family protein: MKNQNQPVASEGYPFIGLFAFVTLVFGLLDWDFLAFVMLALTLFAIYFFRNPERCIPDEEGAVVAPADGKVIFVGQVPEDRYFHAEVTKVSIFMSVFNVHVNRAPAAGKVIDMFYNRGEFFNASLDKASMQNEQGGILLETQGGQRLLFVQIAGLVARRIVTYPVVGDLLERGARYGLIRFGSRVDVYFPSGAEVSAKVGDRTCAGETVLGYLR; the protein is encoded by the coding sequence ATGAAAAACCAAAACCAGCCCGTCGCCAGTGAAGGGTACCCCTTTATCGGGCTCTTCGCCTTCGTGACCCTGGTCTTCGGCCTGCTCGACTGGGATTTCCTTGCCTTCGTCATGCTGGCCCTGACCCTTTTTGCCATCTACTTCTTCCGCAACCCCGAGCGATGCATTCCCGACGAAGAGGGCGCCGTGGTCGCCCCGGCCGACGGCAAGGTCATTTTCGTCGGCCAGGTTCCCGAAGACCGCTACTTTCATGCCGAGGTCACCAAGGTCAGCATCTTCATGTCGGTCTTCAACGTTCACGTCAACCGCGCTCCCGCCGCCGGGAAAGTGATCGACATGTTCTACAACCGGGGGGAGTTCTTCAACGCCTCCCTCGACAAGGCCAGCATGCAGAATGAGCAGGGCGGGATCCTCCTCGAGACGCAAGGGGGCCAGAGGCTTCTTTTCGTCCAGATCGCCGGCCTCGTGGCCCGGCGTATCGTTACCTATCCCGTCGTCGGAGACCTGCTCGAGCGCGGCGCACGTTACGGCCTGATCCGCTTCGGCTCCCGCGTCGATGTATATTTTCCCTCCGGTGCCGAGGTCTCCGCCAAGGTCGGCGACCGGACCTGCGCCGGAGAGACCGTACTCGGGTACCTGCGATGA